A part of Candidatus Palauibacter australiensis genomic DNA contains:
- a CDS encoding M23 family metallopeptidase: protein MHHLRSDVSRVAFSGLALAFALCASCDSAPAALPPLDVAWAPATPVQGHLFVIGVAAPSGSGLISAVGEAGGEPLHFRRVGPVLESLAAVPISTVDTLDAWVRADYVDGRSRTDSLRIPVRAGEYEHERLTVAPRFGSPLNEEDQARLRSDREKAARAAREAHAAPRMWSAVRLPRNSRVTSGFGTGREFNGQITSRHMGLDLAGARGAIVTAAADGVVAVVDGFLLGGNVVYLNHGGGLQTGYFHLSEPLVSVGDTVTAGTPIGRVGATGRVTGPHLHWVVRYGATSVDPLSLLALPGIRSIPE, encoded by the coding sequence TTGCACCATCTCCGATCGGATGTGAGCCGCGTCGCCTTCTCGGGGCTCGCGCTGGCGTTTGCGCTCTGCGCTTCGTGCGACTCGGCTCCGGCGGCCCTGCCGCCGCTGGACGTGGCGTGGGCGCCGGCCACGCCCGTGCAGGGTCACCTCTTCGTCATCGGCGTCGCGGCGCCATCGGGCTCCGGCCTGATCTCCGCGGTTGGCGAGGCGGGTGGCGAGCCCCTGCACTTCCGGCGGGTCGGCCCGGTGCTCGAGAGCCTGGCTGCGGTTCCGATTTCGACGGTGGACACGCTCGACGCCTGGGTGCGGGCGGACTACGTGGACGGCCGCTCGCGGACCGACTCGCTCCGCATTCCCGTGCGGGCGGGCGAATACGAGCACGAGCGGCTCACCGTGGCGCCGCGCTTCGGGTCGCCTCTGAACGAGGAAGACCAGGCGCGGCTGCGGAGCGACCGGGAGAAGGCAGCCCGGGCGGCCCGCGAGGCGCACGCCGCGCCGCGCATGTGGAGCGCGGTGCGGCTCCCGCGCAATTCCCGAGTGACCAGCGGCTTCGGCACCGGCCGCGAGTTCAACGGCCAGATTACGAGCCGCCACATGGGACTCGACCTGGCGGGCGCCCGCGGCGCGATCGTGACGGCGGCGGCGGACGGCGTCGTGGCCGTCGTCGACGGCTTCCTGCTCGGGGGGAACGTCGTCTATCTCAACCACGGGGGAGGATTGCAGACCGGCTACTTCCACCTCAGCGAGCCGCTCGTGTCCGTGGGCGACACGGTCACGGCCGGGACGCCGATCGGACGGGTCGGGGCCACCGGCCGGGTCACCGGTCCCCACCTGCACTGGGTCGTGCGCTACGGCGCCACGAGCGTCGACCCGCTCAGCCTGCTCGCGCTGCCCGGAATCAGATCCATCCCGGAATGA
- a CDS encoding MFS transporter, which translates to MRGSLAFCIAIFSLGTAAAWAGQLLPKVGPRRLALIGSTLFAGGYIIASFALRIDSILLFYAGYGLIGGIGIGLGYVTPVTTAAKWFPDRKGLVTGIVVMGFGIGALLLSKGLAPLLVLQTEGDLPQVFLWLGIVFACILIPSSFVIDDPPAAQVAPWKQPAQVGPYLKSSQFVIIWIVFFFNIAAGISVISFQSELLQEVWGLADPSVEPAVLAEYGATLIAASSVCNGLGRILWAWLSDRIGRVAVFRILLASQMVVFGVLMTESNPWIFSVLVCYVLLCFGGGFATMPSFILEVYGPRNMSKVYGAILTAWAAAGICGPLYVGYLKDSYPDRAVMYCFLIGILMLGAGYLFSYLLDDDRVRLGRPSVKQTLERYGIPVPDRP; encoded by the coding sequence GTGAGAGGATCGCTGGCCTTCTGCATCGCGATCTTCTCCCTCGGGACCGCGGCGGCCTGGGCGGGCCAGCTGCTGCCCAAGGTAGGGCCCCGCCGCCTCGCCCTCATCGGAAGCACGCTCTTCGCCGGCGGATACATCATCGCGAGCTTCGCGCTGCGGATCGACTCCATCCTCCTCTTCTACGCCGGGTACGGGCTCATCGGGGGGATCGGCATCGGACTGGGGTACGTGACGCCCGTCACCACGGCCGCGAAGTGGTTCCCGGACCGGAAGGGGCTCGTCACGGGCATCGTCGTCATGGGTTTCGGCATCGGGGCGCTCCTCCTGAGCAAGGGGCTCGCACCGCTGCTGGTGCTGCAGACGGAAGGGGATCTTCCGCAGGTCTTCCTGTGGCTCGGGATCGTCTTCGCCTGCATCCTCATCCCCAGCAGCTTCGTCATCGACGACCCGCCTGCCGCCCAGGTGGCGCCGTGGAAGCAGCCCGCGCAGGTGGGCCCGTACCTGAAGTCCAGCCAGTTCGTCATCATCTGGATCGTCTTCTTCTTCAACATCGCCGCGGGGATCTCGGTCATCAGCTTCCAGTCCGAACTCCTCCAGGAGGTATGGGGCCTGGCCGATCCGTCGGTCGAGCCGGCGGTGCTGGCGGAGTACGGGGCGACGCTCATCGCGGCGAGTTCCGTGTGCAACGGCTTGGGACGGATCCTGTGGGCGTGGCTCTCCGACCGGATCGGACGCGTGGCCGTGTTCCGCATCCTGCTCGCGAGCCAGATGGTCGTGTTCGGGGTCCTCATGACCGAGTCGAACCCGTGGATCTTCTCCGTCCTCGTGTGCTACGTGCTGCTCTGCTTCGGCGGCGGGTTCGCGACCATGCCGTCGTTCATCCTCGAGGTGTACGGCCCGAGGAACATGTCGAAGGTGTACGGGGCGATCCTCACCGCCTGGGCCGCAGCGGGAATCTGCGGTCCGCTCTACGTCGGATACCTCAAGGACAGCTACCCCGACCGGGCGGTGATGTACTGCTTCCTCATCGGAATCCTCATGCTCGGCGCGGGCTACCTGTTCTCCTACCTGCTCGACGATGACCGCGTCCGCCTGGGCCGCCCCTCGGTGAAGCAGACGCTGGAGCGCTACGGGATCCCCGTCCCCGACCGGCCCTGA
- a CDS encoding DUF1295 domain-containing protein translates to MDGVTLHSALVWALLAVAPLTFVGLLRLKVPYGRHYSGRGWGSGLPDRVGWILMEVPAPVFFAVVYFAGPSAGAAVPLVFLGIWQCHYLNRTFIYPLRTRTRGKSMPAVVAASGFAFNMANAYINARWISELGQYDAQWLGDPRFLAGVFVFAAGFVLNLHSDNTLLKLRKPGETGYSIPRGGGFRYVSCPNYLGEVMEWAGWALATWSLAGLAFFLFTAANLVPRALGHHRWYRERFEDYPPRRKAIIPGWI, encoded by the coding sequence ATGGACGGCGTCACGCTCCACAGCGCCCTCGTGTGGGCTCTGCTTGCGGTCGCGCCGCTGACCTTCGTCGGTCTCCTTCGCCTGAAGGTCCCCTATGGCCGCCACTATTCCGGACGCGGCTGGGGTTCCGGCCTGCCGGATCGGGTCGGGTGGATTCTCATGGAAGTACCCGCCCCCGTGTTCTTCGCCGTCGTCTATTTCGCGGGACCGTCGGCCGGCGCCGCCGTACCGCTCGTCTTTCTGGGAATATGGCAATGTCACTATCTGAACCGGACATTCATCTATCCCCTGCGCACGCGGACGCGGGGAAAGAGCATGCCGGCGGTCGTGGCGGCGTCCGGTTTCGCCTTCAATATGGCCAACGCGTATATCAACGCGCGCTGGATCTCCGAACTTGGACAGTACGACGCGCAGTGGCTGGGCGATCCGAGGTTTCTCGCCGGGGTGTTCGTCTTCGCGGCCGGCTTCGTCTTGAACCTTCACTCCGACAACACTCTGCTGAAACTCCGGAAGCCGGGAGAGACCGGCTATTCGATTCCGCGCGGCGGGGGGTTCCGCTACGTCTCCTGCCCCAACTACCTGGGCGAAGTCATGGAGTGGGCCGGCTGGGCGCTTGCGACGTGGTCGCTGGCCGGACTCGCCTTCTTCCTGTTCACGGCGGCGAACCTCGTGCCGCGGGCGCTCGGCCACCACCGCTGGTACCGGGAACGGTTCGAGGACTATCCCCCGCGGCGGAAGGCGATCATTCCGGGATGGATCTGA
- a CDS encoding isochorismatase family protein codes for RNLGVTTVVATGVSVNVGILGLCLSAVDLGYQVVLVRDAVAGVPAEYEEAVIEHSLAMVATVVTSAELLEAWA; via the coding sequence TGCGCAACCTGGGCGTGACCACGGTGGTGGCCACCGGCGTATCGGTGAATGTGGGCATCCTGGGCCTGTGCCTCAGCGCGGTCGATCTCGGCTACCAGGTGGTGCTGGTACGCGACGCCGTGGCCGGCGTCCCGGCGGAATACGAGGAAGCCGTGATCGAGCACAGCCTGGCGATGGTTGCCACGGTGGTCACCTCCGCAGAACTGTTGGAGGCCTGGGCCTAG